The Streptomyces sp. NBC_01689 genome includes a window with the following:
- a CDS encoding TetR/AcrR family transcriptional regulator: MTTQNRTVRNRQGAPAKPLTPKGRATRERIVAAAARLMYERGLTEATLEDVRAAAGVSGSQIYHYFADKQALLLAVIEFQTAAVLELQEPHFAHLDTMAGLRGWRDSLVDYQRRLQCRGGCPIGTLGTEVAESNPEARLAVASGFLRWESAIREGLTAMHARGELDADPDDLALATLAALQGGLLLTQIQREVRPLEVALDTMLDHIARVRTDWPDRH; this comes from the coding sequence ATGACGACTCAGAACCGGACGGTGCGGAACCGGCAGGGCGCACCCGCGAAGCCCCTGACCCCCAAGGGCCGGGCGACGCGCGAACGGATCGTCGCCGCCGCCGCGCGGCTCATGTACGAGCGCGGCCTCACCGAGGCGACGCTGGAGGACGTACGAGCCGCGGCCGGCGTGAGCGGCTCGCAGATCTACCACTACTTCGCGGACAAACAAGCGCTGCTCCTGGCCGTCATCGAGTTCCAGACCGCGGCGGTCCTGGAACTGCAGGAGCCGCACTTCGCCCACCTGGACACCATGGCCGGCCTGCGAGGATGGCGTGACTCGTTGGTGGACTACCAGCGCCGTCTGCAGTGCCGGGGCGGATGCCCGATCGGCACGCTGGGCACCGAGGTCGCCGAGAGCAACCCGGAAGCCCGGCTGGCCGTCGCCTCCGGCTTCCTGCGCTGGGAGTCGGCGATCCGCGAAGGCCTGACCGCCATGCACGCTCGCGGCGAACTCGACGCCGACCCTGACGACCTCGCCCTCGCCACCCTCGCTGCCCTGCAGGGCGGGCTCCTGCTGACGCAGATCCAGCGTGAGGTCCGACCGCTGGAGGTGGCCCTCGACACGATGCTCGACCACATCGCACGCGTCAGAACGGACTGGCCCGACAGGCACTGA
- a CDS encoding STAS domain-containing protein, whose amino-acid sequence MQLEQYALGGCWVVAVRGDLDFASLPPFRRALEDAGAAHPVVVLDAGAIGFADSSALNLLLGIHQTATLRVVSPSRRLARVLELTGTDRVFSVFPTVEGACS is encoded by the coding sequence GTGCAGCTGGAGCAGTACGCGTTGGGCGGCTGCTGGGTCGTCGCTGTCAGAGGTGATCTCGACTTCGCTTCCCTTCCTCCGTTCCGTCGGGCCCTGGAGGACGCCGGCGCGGCGCATCCGGTCGTTGTCCTGGACGCCGGCGCGATCGGCTTCGCGGACTCCTCCGCACTGAACCTCCTCCTGGGCATCCACCAGACCGCCACGCTGCGCGTGGTCTCCCCGTCGCGGAGACTGGCGCGAGTGCTGGAGCTCACGGGTACCGACCGGGTCTTCAGCGTCTTCCCGACGGTAGAGGGCGCCTGTTCCTAG
- a CDS encoding SDR family NAD(P)-dependent oxidoreductase produces MELTGKVALITGSTGGIGSEAARLIAASGAHVVVSGRNPERGAATARAITETGGSARFVPAELTDLASLRRLAAEAGEVDILVNNAALFPGGPTTAQDVETFDAALAANIRAPYFLTAALAPGMVARGSGSIINVSTMAARVGMAGLSVYSATKAALESLTRTWAAEFSPAGVRVNTVAPGPTRTDMVMDTMGEEGAQQVAKTTLLGRLATPREIAEVIHFLATERAAYLTGATIAADAGRTAI; encoded by the coding sequence ATGGAACTCACCGGCAAAGTCGCCTTGATCACGGGCTCGACCGGGGGTATCGGCAGCGAGGCCGCTCGCCTGATCGCGGCCTCGGGGGCCCACGTGGTCGTCTCGGGCCGCAATCCGGAGCGCGGTGCGGCCACGGCAAGGGCGATCACCGAGACCGGCGGCAGCGCGCGGTTCGTCCCGGCCGAACTCACGGACCTCGCATCATTGCGCCGACTCGCCGCAGAGGCCGGCGAGGTCGACATCCTGGTCAACAACGCCGCGCTGTTTCCCGGTGGTCCCACCACGGCGCAGGACGTGGAGACCTTCGACGCCGCCCTGGCCGCCAACATCCGGGCCCCCTACTTCCTGACCGCCGCACTGGCGCCGGGCATGGTGGCCCGGGGGTCCGGCAGCATCATCAACGTGAGCACGATGGCCGCACGCGTCGGCATGGCCGGGCTGTCCGTCTACTCCGCGACCAAGGCCGCGCTGGAGTCCCTCACACGCACCTGGGCGGCCGAGTTCAGCCCGGCCGGAGTCCGCGTCAACACGGTGGCCCCCGGCCCCACCCGTACCGACATGGTGATGGACACCATGGGAGAGGAAGGAGCCCAGCAGGTCGCCAAGACAACCCTGCTCGGCCGCCTGGCGACCCCGCGGGAGATCGCCGAGGTCATCCACTTCCTCGCCACCGAGCGCGCCGCCTACCTCACCGGCGCCACCATCGCGGCCGACGCCGGCCGCACAGCGATCTAG
- a CDS encoding RNA polymerase sigma factor SigF: MTVTETTEARPTALPEIADPSRVAPRDARQLSRLFFDQLGVLEEGTPEYQYARNTLIEMNVSLVRFAAARFRSRDQDEMEDIVQVGTIGLIKAIDRFELTREVEFTSFAVPYIVGEIKRFFRDTSWAVHVPRRLQEARIQLAKATEELSSRLGRTPTVKELAQLMCLSEEEVDEARLASNGYASSSLDAAIHSGEDGEAALADFIGADDGALELVEDFNALAPLIAGLDDRERRIIHMRFVEERTQAQIGEDLGVSQMHVSRLLNRTLGKLRAGMLTTR, from the coding sequence ATGACAGTGACCGAGACGACGGAGGCGCGACCTACGGCGCTGCCGGAGATCGCCGACCCGTCACGCGTCGCCCCCAGGGACGCCCGTCAGCTTTCCCGGCTGTTCTTCGACCAGCTCGGCGTCCTGGAAGAGGGCACGCCCGAGTACCAGTACGCGCGCAACACGCTCATCGAGATGAACGTCTCCCTCGTCCGCTTCGCGGCCGCGCGCTTCCGCAGCCGCGACCAGGACGAGATGGAGGACATCGTCCAGGTCGGCACGATCGGCCTCATCAAGGCCATCGACCGGTTCGAGCTGACCCGCGAGGTCGAGTTCACCTCCTTCGCCGTGCCCTACATCGTCGGTGAGATCAAGCGCTTCTTCCGCGACACCAGTTGGGCCGTCCACGTGCCCCGGCGTCTGCAGGAGGCCCGCATCCAGCTCGCGAAGGCCACCGAGGAACTGAGCAGCCGGCTCGGCCGTACCCCCACCGTCAAGGAACTCGCCCAGCTGATGTGCCTGAGCGAGGAGGAGGTCGACGAGGCCCGCCTCGCCTCGAACGGCTACGCCTCGTCGTCCCTCGACGCCGCGATCCACTCCGGTGAGGACGGCGAAGCCGCGCTGGCCGACTTCATCGGCGCCGACGACGGCGCCCTCGAACTCGTCGAGGACTTCAACGCCCTGGCCCCCCTGATCGCCGGACTCGACGACCGTGAACGGCGCATCATCCACATGCGGTTCGTCGAGGAGCGCACCCAGGCCCAGATCGGCGAAGACCTCGGCGTCTCCCAGATGCATGTCTCCCGTCTGCTCAACCGCACCCTCGGAAAGCTCCGCGCGGGCATGCTCACCACCCGCTGA